From the genome of Nomia melanderi isolate GNS246 chromosome 14, iyNomMela1, whole genome shotgun sequence, one region includes:
- the Uqcc1 gene encoding ubiquinol-cytochrome c reductase complex assembly factor 1 isoform X1, which yields MYSLMLTLRKKELLSSALKYALERQCVISNNIGFSMRPQIRHMCKDFDDTRVSLHPSNIYRNSPRINKIFKLFRINKRKYQLISLGYLLYANILETVDYSTFYKDFNMPDTFFSWFLITELHVWMLMVRYISEGNEGKFVRDNMLESMWKDIDVRMTKVCPMDGRTKRKQLVKLTGQFYSALIHYDEGILSDDKVLAAALWTIFFVEECNNPEMIERLLIYVRKQMYLLDKIPEDDLMWNPYIKWMQLKSVR from the exons ATGTATTCTCTGATGTTAACTCTTAGAAAG AAGGAATTATTGTCTTCAGCATTGAAATATGCTTTAGAACGTCAATGTgtgatttcaaataatatagGTTTTTCAATGAGACCACAGATCCGTCATATGTGTAAAGATTTTGATGATACTCGTGTAAGCCTACATCCAAGTAATATATACCGTAATTCTccaagaattaataaaatcttcAAACTATTTCGcattaacaaaagaaaatat caATTAATAAGCTTAGGTTATTTGTTATATGCAAACATACTTGAAACAGTCGACTATTCTACATTTTACAAAg ATTTTAATATGCCCGACACATTTTTCTCTTGGTTTTTAATCACAGAATTACATGTTTGGATGTTGATGGTACGTTATATAAGTGAAGGGAACGAAGGTAAATTTGTTAGAGATAATATGTTGGAGTCTATGTGGAAAGATATTGATGTTAGAATGACTAAAGTTTGT CCTATGGATGGAAGGACAAAAAGGAAACAATTGGTAAAATTAACGGGTCAGTTTTACTCTGCTCTCATTCATTACGATGAAGGAATTTTATCAGATGATAAAGTATTAGCTGCTGCACTCTGGACAATATTCTTTGTTGAAGAATGTAATAATCCAGAGATGATCGAAAGACTTTTAATTTATGTGAGGAAGCAG ATGtatttattagataaaataCCAGAAGATGACCTTATGTGGAATCCATATATTAAGTGGATGCAATTGAAAAGTGTTAGATag
- the Uqcc1 gene encoding ubiquinol-cytochrome c reductase complex assembly factor 1 isoform X2: protein MHKKELLSSALKYALERQCVISNNIGFSMRPQIRHMCKDFDDTRVSLHPSNIYRNSPRINKIFKLFRINKRKYQLISLGYLLYANILETVDYSTFYKDFNMPDTFFSWFLITELHVWMLMVRYISEGNEGKFVRDNMLESMWKDIDVRMTKVCPMDGRTKRKQLVKLTGQFYSALIHYDEGILSDDKVLAAALWTIFFVEECNNPEMIERLLIYVRKQMYLLDKIPEDDLMWNPYIKWMQLKSVR, encoded by the exons atgcataag AAGGAATTATTGTCTTCAGCATTGAAATATGCTTTAGAACGTCAATGTgtgatttcaaataatatagGTTTTTCAATGAGACCACAGATCCGTCATATGTGTAAAGATTTTGATGATACTCGTGTAAGCCTACATCCAAGTAATATATACCGTAATTCTccaagaattaataaaatcttcAAACTATTTCGcattaacaaaagaaaatat caATTAATAAGCTTAGGTTATTTGTTATATGCAAACATACTTGAAACAGTCGACTATTCTACATTTTACAAAg ATTTTAATATGCCCGACACATTTTTCTCTTGGTTTTTAATCACAGAATTACATGTTTGGATGTTGATGGTACGTTATATAAGTGAAGGGAACGAAGGTAAATTTGTTAGAGATAATATGTTGGAGTCTATGTGGAAAGATATTGATGTTAGAATGACTAAAGTTTGT CCTATGGATGGAAGGACAAAAAGGAAACAATTGGTAAAATTAACGGGTCAGTTTTACTCTGCTCTCATTCATTACGATGAAGGAATTTTATCAGATGATAAAGTATTAGCTGCTGCACTCTGGACAATATTCTTTGTTGAAGAATGTAATAATCCAGAGATGATCGAAAGACTTTTAATTTATGTGAGGAAGCAG ATGtatttattagataaaataCCAGAAGATGACCTTATGTGGAATCCATATATTAAGTGGATGCAATTGAAAAGTGTTAGATag
- the Uqcc1 gene encoding ubiquinol-cytochrome c reductase complex assembly factor 1 isoform X3, whose translation MRPQIRHMCKDFDDTRVSLHPSNIYRNSPRINKIFKLFRINKRKYQLISLGYLLYANILETVDYSTFYKDFNMPDTFFSWFLITELHVWMLMVRYISEGNEGKFVRDNMLESMWKDIDVRMTKVCPMDGRTKRKQLVKLTGQFYSALIHYDEGILSDDKVLAAALWTIFFVEECNNPEMIERLLIYVRKQMYLLDKIPEDDLMWNPYIKWMQLKSVR comes from the exons ATGAGACCACAGATCCGTCATATGTGTAAAGATTTTGATGATACTCGTGTAAGCCTACATCCAAGTAATATATACCGTAATTCTccaagaattaataaaatcttcAAACTATTTCGcattaacaaaagaaaatat caATTAATAAGCTTAGGTTATTTGTTATATGCAAACATACTTGAAACAGTCGACTATTCTACATTTTACAAAg ATTTTAATATGCCCGACACATTTTTCTCTTGGTTTTTAATCACAGAATTACATGTTTGGATGTTGATGGTACGTTATATAAGTGAAGGGAACGAAGGTAAATTTGTTAGAGATAATATGTTGGAGTCTATGTGGAAAGATATTGATGTTAGAATGACTAAAGTTTGT CCTATGGATGGAAGGACAAAAAGGAAACAATTGGTAAAATTAACGGGTCAGTTTTACTCTGCTCTCATTCATTACGATGAAGGAATTTTATCAGATGATAAAGTATTAGCTGCTGCACTCTGGACAATATTCTTTGTTGAAGAATGTAATAATCCAGAGATGATCGAAAGACTTTTAATTTATGTGAGGAAGCAG ATGtatttattagataaaataCCAGAAGATGACCTTATGTGGAATCCATATATTAAGTGGATGCAATTGAAAAGTGTTAGATag